A window of Chaetodon trifascialis isolate fChaTrf1 chromosome 3, fChaTrf1.hap1, whole genome shotgun sequence genomic DNA:
TAATTGAGCCACAAGGGGAAAGAGGTGAGCGAACGCTTCCCTCTGAGCCGCCATGAAGCTTACTACAGTTTCAAAGAGCCTGTGCGGGGCTTTCCTTTCACACAGTGACAGGATCAGATATTGAAGCgtcctcattttctgtctgtgtgctgtctCCTCATCACCAGGACTATCCTGCTTAGTGTGATCTCTCTGCTCAATGAGCCCAACACCTTCTCCCCGGCCAACGTGGATGCATCTGTCATGTTTCGCAAATGGAGGGACAGCAAAGGCAAGGACAAGGAATATGCAGAGATCATCAGGTAATATGTTTCATCCGCGTACATACAGACAAACGTACATCGTGCTGACAGAGAAGCTCTTCCTCACACTGACTTTGACGTTATTCCTGTCTTGGCCCACAGGAAGCAGGTGATGTCAACGGCGGCAGAGGCTGAGCGCGATGGCGTGAAGGTGCCGACCACATTGGCGGAGTACTGCGTCCAGACCAGGGTTCCCTCCCAGGACAGCAGTTCAGACCTCCTCTATGACGACCTCTACGACGACGAcatggaagaggaggatgaggaggaggacgagagcGAGATGGAGTCCGTGGGGGAAGCCGGGGGGATCAGTGCTGTGGAGGATGGTGGGACGTCCACCAGACGTTACGACAACCAGGACGACTCTGGCAACGAAGACTCGTGATGATCTGGATGATAACTCCTCCTTGCCAAcaccctccccccctcctcccgccCCACcctcaacaccaccaccaccaccaccaccaccctcacccTCCTACTTTTATGTCTTGCGTTacaattttctgtttctgtgtgtgcgcgtgtttgcACATACAGTGGGGTCAGTGGTCTACTGCCAAAAACGTTTCATCATTTATTAAACTAATACAAATGATTGGTCGGAttgtgccctgcaattggctggcgaccggttcagggtgtaccccgcctctcgcccattgtagctgggataggctccagccccccgcaaccccgaaagggataggcggtatagataatggatggatggatggatggtcgGATTGTTCTCAGATGCTCTTACGTAG
This region includes:
- the ube2r2 gene encoding ubiquitin-conjugating enzyme E2 R2, yielding MAHQATPSSQKALMMELKSLQEQPVEGFRITLVEESDLYNWEVAIFGPPNTLYEGGYFKAHIKFPVDYPYSPPTFRFLTKMWHPNIYENGDVCISILHPPVDDPQSGELPSERWNPTQNVRTILLSVISLLNEPNTFSPANVDASVMFRKWRDSKGKDKEYAEIIRKQVMSTAAEAERDGVKVPTTLAEYCVQTRVPSQDSSSDLLYDDLYDDDMEEEDEEEDESEMESVGEAGGISAVEDGGTSTRRYDNQDDSGNEDS